From the Streptomyces sp. Tu 2975 genome, one window contains:
- a CDS encoding NADPH:quinone oxidoreductase family protein, giving the protein MQAWQVHRNGEPSEVMRLEEVDRPTPGEGQLLLKVRAANINFPDALLCRGQYQVRPPLPFTPGVEVCGETEDGRRVIANPALPNGGLAEYVVADAAAVLPAPDALDDAEAAALHIGYQTGWFGLHRRAALKEGETLLVHAAAGGVGSAAVQLGKAAGARVIGVVGGAEKAAVARELGCDVVIDRRTEDIVAAVKEATGGRGADVVYDPVGGDAYAKSAKCVAFEGRIVVVGFASGDIPAPALNHALVKNYSIMGLHWGLYATKDPRAIGRCHETLTDYAAKGLIKPLISDRVAFKDAAGAVQRVADGTTTGRLVVVPDGAGR; this is encoded by the coding sequence ATGCAGGCATGGCAAGTGCACCGCAACGGCGAGCCGAGCGAGGTGATGCGGCTCGAAGAGGTGGACCGGCCCACGCCCGGCGAAGGACAGCTCCTCCTGAAGGTCCGTGCGGCCAACATCAACTTCCCCGATGCCCTCCTCTGCCGGGGGCAATACCAGGTCAGGCCGCCGCTGCCGTTCACCCCGGGGGTCGAGGTCTGCGGCGAGACCGAGGACGGCCGGCGTGTCATCGCCAACCCCGCGCTGCCGAACGGCGGGCTCGCCGAGTACGTGGTCGCCGACGCGGCCGCGGTGCTCCCCGCGCCCGACGCGCTCGACGACGCGGAGGCCGCCGCCCTGCACATCGGGTACCAGACGGGCTGGTTCGGGCTGCACCGCCGGGCCGCCCTCAAGGAGGGCGAGACGCTGCTCGTCCACGCCGCCGCGGGCGGCGTCGGCAGCGCCGCCGTGCAGCTCGGCAAGGCGGCCGGCGCACGGGTGATCGGCGTCGTCGGCGGGGCGGAGAAGGCCGCCGTCGCCCGGGAGCTGGGCTGCGACGTCGTCATCGACCGCCGCACCGAGGACATCGTCGCCGCCGTGAAGGAGGCGACCGGCGGTCGCGGCGCGGACGTCGTCTACGACCCGGTGGGCGGCGACGCGTACGCCAAGTCCGCCAAGTGCGTGGCTTTCGAGGGCCGCATCGTCGTCGTGGGCTTCGCCAGCGGCGACATCCCGGCCCCCGCCCTCAACCACGCCCTGGTCAAGAACTACTCGATCATGGGCCTGCACTGGGGCCTGTACGCCACCAAGGACCCGCGCGCCATCGGTCGCTGCCACGAGACGCTCACCGACTACGCGGCCAAGGGCCTGATCAAGCCGCTCATCAGCGACCGGGTCGCCTTCAAGGACGCCGCCGGTGCCGTGCAGCGCGTCGCCGACGGCACCACCACCGGCCGTCTGGTCGTCGTTCCGGACGGAGCGGGCCGATGA
- a CDS encoding XRE family transcriptional regulator: MSDDDTRLDAVLSEVGPRLRRIRRERGATLGALSEATGISVSTLSRLESGGRRPSLELLLPIARAHQVPLDELVGAPPVGDPRVRAKPIVRGHRTMYPLTARPGGLQAYKVIHKPSGEQPEPRTHEGYEWMYVLSGRVRLVLGDHDVVLGPGEVAEFDTRVPHWFGCADDRPIEFLSLFGPQGERMHVRARPKET, translated from the coding sequence ATGAGTGATGACGACACACGGCTGGACGCCGTACTGAGCGAGGTGGGCCCGCGGCTCCGCCGGATCCGGCGCGAGCGGGGGGCCACCCTCGGCGCGCTCTCCGAGGCGACCGGCATCTCCGTGAGCACGCTGTCCCGGCTGGAGTCCGGCGGGCGCCGCCCGAGCCTCGAACTGCTGCTGCCGATCGCCCGCGCCCATCAGGTCCCGCTGGACGAGCTCGTCGGCGCGCCGCCCGTCGGCGATCCGCGGGTGCGCGCCAAGCCCATCGTCCGCGGCCACCGGACGATGTACCCGCTCACCGCGCGGCCGGGAGGGCTCCAGGCGTACAAGGTGATCCACAAGCCGTCCGGGGAGCAGCCGGAGCCGCGTACCCATGAGGGGTACGAGTGGATGTACGTCCTGTCCGGCCGCGTGCGGCTGGTGCTCGGGGACCACGACGTGGTGCTGGGGCCGGGCGAGGTGGCGGAGTTCGACACCCGGGTGCCGCACTGGTTCGGGTGCGCCGACGACCGGCCGATCGAATTTCTGAGCCTTTTCGGGCCGCAAGGGGAACGGATGCATGTGCGGGCCAGGCCCAAGGAGACGTGA
- a CDS encoding PIG-L deacetylase family protein, whose amino-acid sequence MTDQKTEQLEEMPADWQRALAVVAHPDDLEYGCAAAVAGWTDQGREVAYLLATRGEAGIDGIAPAECAPLREREQRASAAVVGVSVVEFLDHKDGVIEYGTDLRRDIAAAVRRHRPELVITLNHRDTWGGTAWNTPDHRAVGRATLDAVADAGNRWIFPELISEQGLEPWDGVRWVAVAGSTSPTHAVDAGPGLERSVASLLEHRLYIEGLTEQDPQEYCRTFLTRMAEMAAPRFGGRPAVTFELFGR is encoded by the coding sequence ATGACCGATCAGAAGACCGAACAGCTCGAAGAGATGCCGGCCGACTGGCAGCGCGCGCTCGCGGTCGTCGCCCATCCCGACGACCTCGAGTACGGCTGTGCGGCGGCCGTCGCCGGATGGACCGACCAGGGCCGTGAGGTCGCCTACCTGCTGGCCACAAGGGGAGAGGCCGGCATCGACGGGATCGCCCCCGCGGAGTGCGCGCCGCTGCGCGAGCGGGAGCAGCGGGCGAGCGCGGCCGTCGTCGGCGTCTCCGTCGTCGAGTTCCTGGATCACAAGGACGGTGTCATCGAGTACGGGACCGACCTGCGCCGGGACATCGCGGCGGCCGTCCGCCGGCACCGGCCGGAGCTGGTCATCACCCTCAACCACCGTGACACCTGGGGCGGCACCGCCTGGAACACGCCCGACCACCGGGCCGTCGGCCGGGCGACCCTCGACGCGGTCGCCGACGCCGGCAACCGCTGGATCTTCCCCGAGCTCATCTCCGAGCAGGGCCTCGAGCCCTGGGACGGCGTGCGCTGGGTCGCGGTGGCGGGTTCCACCAGCCCCACCCACGCCGTCGATGCGGGACCCGGCCTCGAGAGGTCCGTCGCGTCGCTGCTGGAGCACCGCCTGTACATCGAGGGCCTGACGGAGCAGGACCCGCAGGAGTACTGCCGTACGTTTCTCACCCGCATGGCCGAGATGGCGGCTCCGCGCTTCGGCGGCCGCCCGGCCGTCACGTTCGAGCTGTTCGGGCGCTGA
- a CDS encoding alpha/beta fold hydrolase produces MASYRQPGVVLTDHHFTVPLDHGDPAGEQLELYAREVVSAADHPDTGKPWLVYLEGGPGNAVRRFIGKQAWLGRAVQDFRVLLLDQRGTGRSTPQNRQTLARRGGPGAQADHLAHFRADSIVRDCETVRRRLTGGAPWTVLGQSFGGFCATHYLSAAPEGLDTVLITGGLPSLDAHADDVYRAAYPRIRRKAEAHYARYPQDVERARRIAAHLAERPARLPGGYTLTPEAFQSLGILLGGGDGSHQLHYLLENAFVRTASGHELSDAFQEGVRPVLSFAANPLYAVLHEAIYAQGGRPTDWAAERVRADFPEFDAVAALEGDRPLMFTGETVHPWHFEVDPALRPLRETAELLAARTDWAPLYDPARLAANEVPVAAAVYHDDMYVDTAHSLRTARAVRGLRTWVTDEYEHDGVRAGGPRVVDRLLALARQEL; encoded by the coding sequence GTGGCCAGCTACCGTCAGCCGGGAGTCGTTCTCACCGACCACCACTTCACCGTCCCGCTCGACCACGGTGATCCGGCCGGCGAGCAGCTCGAGCTCTACGCCCGCGAGGTCGTGTCCGCCGCCGACCACCCGGACACGGGCAAGCCGTGGCTGGTGTACCTGGAAGGCGGCCCCGGCAACGCCGTCCGCCGGTTCATCGGCAAGCAGGCATGGTTGGGGCGGGCGGTCCAGGACTTCCGCGTACTCCTGCTCGACCAGCGCGGCACCGGCCGCTCCACGCCGCAGAACCGCCAGACGCTCGCCCGGCGCGGCGGACCGGGGGCGCAGGCCGACCACCTCGCCCACTTCCGGGCCGACAGCATCGTCCGCGACTGCGAGACGGTCCGGCGGCGCCTCACCGGCGGAGCGCCCTGGACGGTGCTGGGTCAGTCCTTCGGCGGCTTCTGCGCCACGCACTACCTGTCCGCAGCGCCGGAAGGGCTGGACACTGTCCTGATCACCGGCGGCCTGCCGTCCCTCGACGCACACGCGGACGACGTCTACCGGGCCGCCTACCCGCGCATCCGGCGCAAGGCCGAGGCGCATTACGCCCGTTACCCGCAGGACGTGGAGCGCGCCCGGCGGATCGCCGCCCATCTCGCGGAGCGCCCGGCGCGGCTGCCCGGCGGCTACACCCTCACACCGGAGGCGTTCCAGTCGCTGGGCATCCTGCTGGGCGGCGGGGACGGCAGCCACCAACTGCACTACCTGCTGGAGAACGCCTTCGTGCGCACGGCGTCGGGCCATGAACTGTCCGACGCCTTCCAGGAGGGGGTACGCCCGGTCCTCTCCTTCGCCGCGAACCCGTTGTACGCGGTGCTGCACGAGGCCATCTACGCCCAGGGCGGGCGGCCGACGGACTGGGCCGCGGAGCGGGTGCGCGCCGATTTCCCCGAGTTCGACGCGGTCGCGGCTCTCGAGGGCGACCGGCCGCTGATGTTCACCGGCGAGACGGTCCACCCGTGGCACTTCGAGGTGGATCCCGCACTGCGGCCGCTGCGCGAGACCGCGGAGCTGCTCGCCGCCCGTACCGACTGGGCGCCGCTGTACGACCCGGCCCGGCTCGCCGCGAACGAGGTGCCGGTGGCGGCGGCCGTCTACCACGACGACATGTACGTCGACACCGCCCACTCGCTGCGCACCGCCCGTGCCGTGCGCGGGCTGCGCACCTGGGTCACCGACGAGTACGAGCACGACGGAGTGCGGGCGGGCGGACCACGGGTGGTGGACCGGCTCCTGGCACTCGCCCGCCAGGAGCTCTGA
- a CDS encoding cellulase family glycosylhydrolase, protein MRPARFWLRPLGSIGALGAALLLTLTTAPAAPATPAPDRPAPTPTAVAAVTHEAENATVSRALVESNHAGFTGAGFVNYDNASGSYVQWTVDAAQAGRVGLTLRFANGTTSGRPMDITVNGALVADDRAFPGTGAWTSWSTTTLTADLKAGTNVIRATAVGSDGGPNVDHLAVGTTPTTGGTPAGVNGQLKVCGTKLCNQYGNPIQLRGMSTHGLQWYSRCVTSGSLDALATDWKADVLRISMYVQEGGYETDPRGFTDKVHSIIEQATSRGMYAIVDWHMLSPGDPHHNLSRAKTFFTEIAQRHKDKTNVLYEIANEPSGVSWSRIKGYAEELIPVIRRYDADSPVLVGTRAWSSLGVSEGSNESEVVNSPVNASNIMYTFHFYAASHRDEYLSALSRAADRIPMFVTEFGTQDYAGEGADDFTMSQRYIDLMASKKISWVNWNYSDDNRSGAVFNSGICADNGPWTGTGSLKPAGVWVRDRIRPADNFPTG, encoded by the coding sequence ATGAGACCGGCACGGTTCTGGCTACGCCCCCTGGGCAGCATCGGCGCCCTCGGCGCCGCTCTGCTCCTCACCCTCACTACCGCACCCGCCGCCCCGGCGACCCCCGCGCCCGACCGGCCTGCCCCCACCCCGACGGCAGTCGCGGCTGTCACCCACGAGGCCGAGAACGCGACCGTCTCGCGTGCTCTGGTCGAGTCCAACCATGCCGGCTTCACCGGCGCCGGATTCGTCAACTACGACAACGCCAGCGGCAGTTACGTCCAGTGGACGGTCGACGCGGCCCAGGCGGGACGGGTCGGCCTCACGCTGCGCTTCGCCAACGGCACCACGTCCGGCAGGCCGATGGACATCACCGTCAACGGCGCGCTCGTCGCCGACGACCGCGCCTTCCCGGGCACCGGTGCCTGGACCTCCTGGTCCACGACCACCCTCACCGCGGACCTCAAGGCGGGGACCAACGTGATCAGGGCGACCGCCGTCGGGTCCGACGGCGGCCCGAACGTGGACCACCTCGCCGTCGGGACCACCCCCACCACCGGCGGCACCCCGGCCGGTGTCAACGGACAGCTCAAGGTCTGCGGCACCAAGCTCTGCAACCAGTACGGCAACCCGATCCAGCTGCGCGGCATGAGTACCCACGGCCTCCAGTGGTACAGCCGGTGCGTCACCAGCGGTTCCCTCGACGCCCTGGCCACCGACTGGAAGGCCGACGTCCTGCGGATCTCGATGTACGTCCAGGAGGGCGGCTACGAGACGGACCCGCGCGGCTTCACCGACAAGGTCCACTCGATCATCGAGCAGGCCACCTCCCGCGGCATGTACGCGATCGTCGACTGGCACATGCTCAGCCCCGGCGACCCGCACCACAACCTCTCGCGGGCGAAGACCTTCTTCACCGAGATCGCGCAGCGCCACAAGGACAAGACCAACGTGCTGTACGAAATCGCCAACGAGCCCAGCGGCGTGAGCTGGTCGAGGATCAAGGGCTACGCGGAGGAGCTCATCCCGGTCATCCGGCGCTACGACGCCGACAGCCCGGTCCTCGTCGGCACCCGTGCCTGGTCCTCCCTCGGAGTCTCCGAGGGGTCGAACGAGAGCGAGGTCGTGAACAGCCCGGTCAACGCCTCCAACATCATGTACACCTTCCACTTCTACGCGGCCTCGCACAGGGACGAGTACCTGAGCGCCCTGTCCCGGGCGGCCGACCGCATCCCCATGTTCGTCACCGAGTTCGGCACGCAGGACTACGCCGGTGAGGGCGCCGACGACTTCACCATGTCGCAGCGCTACATCGACCTGATGGCGAGCAAGAAGATCAGCTGGGTCAACTGGAACTACTCCGACGACAACAGGTCGGGCGCCGTGTTCAACAGCGGCATCTGCGCCGACAACGGCCCCTGGACCGGCACCGGCTCGCTGAAGCCGGCCGGCGTCTGGGTGCGTGACCGGATCAGGCCGGCGGACAACTTCCCGACCGGCTGA
- a CDS encoding acetylxylan esterase encodes MALFDLPLPELRAYRSASAEPEDFDAFWAKTLEEARGHDLDARFEPVPTGLSTVDVHDVTFAGFGGHPVKGWLVLPAGAEKPLPLVVEFLGYGGGRGLPHTHLLWASAGFAHFVMDTRGQGSGWSTGNTPDPVGSAPAYPGFLTRGIEDPHEYYYRRVFTDAVRAIEAARSHPLTDAARTAAVGASQGGGITLAAAGLVPDLAAVAPDVPFLCDFPRATTLTDREPYREVGHYLKTHRGRSEQVARTLAYFDGVHFAARGRAPALFSVAMEDQTCPPSTVFAAFNAYIHEDKQIEVYDFNDHEGGGPFQEAARLRWLPRRLTT; translated from the coding sequence ATGGCCCTGTTCGACCTGCCTCTGCCAGAGCTCCGCGCATATCGCAGCGCCTCCGCGGAGCCGGAGGACTTCGACGCGTTCTGGGCGAAGACGCTCGAGGAGGCGCGCGGCCACGATCTCGACGCCCGCTTCGAGCCGGTACCGACCGGCCTCAGCACCGTGGACGTCCACGACGTGACCTTCGCCGGCTTCGGCGGCCACCCGGTGAAGGGCTGGCTGGTACTGCCCGCGGGGGCCGAGAAGCCGCTACCTCTGGTCGTCGAGTTCCTCGGTTACGGCGGCGGCCGGGGCCTGCCGCACACGCATCTCCTGTGGGCGTCGGCAGGATTCGCGCACTTCGTCATGGACACCCGGGGCCAGGGCAGCGGCTGGTCGACCGGCAACACCCCGGACCCGGTGGGCAGTGCGCCGGCCTACCCCGGCTTCCTGACACGGGGGATCGAGGACCCGCACGAGTACTACTACCGCCGGGTGTTCACCGACGCGGTCCGTGCGATTGAGGCGGCACGCTCGCACCCGCTGACCGACGCCGCCCGCACCGCGGCCGTCGGCGCCAGCCAGGGCGGCGGGATCACGCTGGCCGCCGCCGGTCTCGTGCCCGACCTCGCGGCCGTCGCGCCCGACGTGCCGTTCCTGTGCGACTTCCCGAGGGCGACGACACTCACGGACCGCGAGCCGTACCGGGAGGTGGGCCACTACCTGAAGACCCACCGGGGCCGGAGCGAGCAGGTGGCGCGGACCCTGGCCTACTTCGACGGCGTGCACTTCGCGGCGCGCGGCCGGGCGCCGGCGCTCTTCTCAGTGGCGATGGAGGACCAGACCTGCCCGCCGTCGACGGTGTTCGCCGCCTTCAACGCGTACATCCACGAGGACAAGCAGATAGAGGTCTACGACTTCAACGACCATGAGGGCGGCGGCCCGTTCCAGGAAGCCGCCCGCCTGCGCTGGCTGCCGCGGCGACTGACGACCTGA
- a CDS encoding cupin gives MTAAGAPTAVTPPPGPAAGYGGLPGGIGISRLRVYDWLAADGLRGGTPHMHLTCSEGYAVTGGRGAVQTLTAYGFEQTTLLPGALVWFTPGTIHRLVNEGGLTIVVLMQNCGLPEAGDAVLTLPPRLLADPAAYRAAVALPEGGTEEELERAARRRRDLAVEGFAALRGATEAGDLEPLAAFHRAAAALVRPLVGAWRDRWRDGAAAAASATAAQLDELEKGGAGHLAQARVRAEQPSAHARFGMCGRLDVYDVG, from the coding sequence GTGACGGCTGCCGGCGCACCGACAGCCGTCACCCCTCCGCCCGGTCCGGCCGCCGGCTACGGCGGGCTGCCCGGTGGCATCGGTATCTCGCGGCTGCGGGTCTACGACTGGCTTGCCGCAGACGGCCTGCGCGGCGGCACCCCGCACATGCATCTCACCTGCTCGGAGGGGTACGCCGTGACCGGCGGCCGCGGCGCGGTGCAGACCCTGACCGCTTACGGGTTCGAGCAGACCACCCTGCTGCCGGGCGCACTCGTCTGGTTCACACCGGGCACGATCCACCGGCTGGTCAACGAGGGCGGCCTGACCATCGTCGTGCTCATGCAGAACTGCGGCCTCCCGGAGGCGGGCGACGCGGTGCTGACGCTGCCGCCGCGTCTGCTCGCCGACCCCGCCGCCTACCGCGCCGCCGTCGCCCTGCCGGAGGGCGGGACCGAGGAGGAGCTGGAGCGGGCGGCCCGCCGCCGTCGCGATCTGGCCGTCGAAGGATTCGCGGCGCTGCGCGGCGCGACGGAAGCCGGTGACCTCGAGCCGCTGGCCGCGTTCCACCGGGCCGCCGCGGCCCTGGTACGGCCGCTCGTCGGCGCATGGCGCGACCGCTGGCGCGACGGCGCGGCCGCCGCCGCGTCGGCGACGGCCGCACAGCTCGACGAGCTGGAGAAGGGCGGCGCGGGCCATCTGGCACAGGCGCGGGTCCGGGCCGAACAGCCCTCCGCCCACGCCCGTTTCGGTATGTGCGGGCGCCTCGACGTGTACGACGTCGGCTGA
- a CDS encoding metallophosphoesterase, translating to MRLLLTSDTHVPKRARQLPGELMESVRRADVVIHAGDWVDAATLDLFESCSTRLLAVYGNNDGPELRTRLPEVARAELVGLRIGVVHETGPAQGRERRCAERFPDLDVLVFGHSHIPWDTTAPAGLRLLNPGSPTDRRRQPHCTYMTARVSRGGLSEVELHRLPRSGTA from the coding sequence ATGCGGCTACTGCTGACCTCCGACACGCATGTGCCGAAGCGGGCCCGGCAACTGCCCGGGGAACTCATGGAGTCCGTCCGCCGGGCAGACGTCGTGATCCACGCCGGCGACTGGGTCGACGCCGCGACCCTGGACCTCTTCGAATCCTGCTCCACGCGTCTTCTCGCGGTGTACGGGAACAACGACGGCCCCGAGCTGCGGACCCGCCTGCCGGAGGTCGCGCGGGCGGAGCTCGTCGGGTTGCGCATCGGCGTCGTCCACGAAACGGGTCCCGCGCAGGGCCGCGAACGGCGGTGCGCCGAGCGTTTTCCCGATCTCGATGTGCTGGTGTTCGGGCACAGCCACATCCCGTGGGACACGACAGCCCCCGCCGGGCTGCGGCTGCTCAATCCGGGCTCGCCGACCGACCGCCGACGCCAGCCGCACTGCACGTACATGACCGCCCGGGTGTCGCGCGGCGGGCTGTCGGAGGTCGAACTGCACCGCCTGCCCCGCTCCGGGACGGCCTGA
- a CDS encoding DUF6296 family protein — protein sequence MEYPESYELIFQAAAVDDVVVVRRTDRTGPGGNPIYEDETGIVRAELSGQGEVRMLASGGHQAHELPVIARTA from the coding sequence ATGGAATATCCGGAGAGCTACGAACTCATCTTCCAGGCGGCGGCCGTGGACGACGTGGTCGTAGTGCGGCGCACAGACAGGACAGGACCGGGCGGAAACCCGATCTACGAGGACGAGACGGGGATCGTACGCGCCGAGCTGAGCGGCCAGGGTGAAGTACGGATGCTCGCCAGCGGCGGCCATCAGGCGCACGAGCTGCCGGTGATCGCGCGTACCGCGTAG
- a CDS encoding aldo/keto reductase — protein MTKNADTGAERLLYGCMGLGGTWDTTPYGAADIANAEAAVDAALDSGITVFDHADIYRHGKAEAVFGEVLSRSPGLRERIVLQTKCGIRLADGGRPGMYDLRGESIVRRVEESLERLRTDVIDVLLLHRPDPLADPEDIAEALASLHRQGLVRRFGVSNMSGPQISLLQSFLGLPLAANQLEMSLHRRDWLEGGVLVNTPEAASTGFPLGTVEHCRKNGIRLQAWGALAQGRFTGRQQTPAEQATARLVASLAQAKGTSPETVLLWWLQRHPSRIAPVIGSARPERIRACADAARRDPELTHEEWYELWITARGAALP, from the coding sequence GTGACGAAGAACGCGGACACGGGCGCGGAGCGGCTGCTCTACGGATGCATGGGGCTGGGCGGGACCTGGGACACGACGCCGTACGGTGCGGCGGACATCGCGAACGCCGAGGCGGCGGTCGATGCGGCACTCGACAGCGGGATCACGGTGTTCGACCACGCCGACATCTACCGGCACGGCAAGGCGGAGGCGGTGTTCGGAGAGGTTCTTTCGCGTTCGCCGGGACTGCGCGAACGCATCGTCCTGCAGACGAAGTGCGGCATCCGGCTCGCCGACGGTGGACGGCCGGGCATGTACGACCTGCGGGGCGAGAGCATCGTGCGGCGCGTCGAGGAGAGTCTCGAACGCCTGCGCACCGACGTCATCGACGTCCTGCTGCTGCACCGGCCGGACCCGTTGGCCGACCCGGAGGACATCGCAGAAGCCCTGGCATCTTTGCACCGGCAGGGGCTCGTGCGCCGCTTCGGCGTCTCGAACATGAGCGGGCCGCAGATCTCGCTCCTCCAGAGCTTCCTCGGCCTGCCCTTGGCCGCCAACCAGCTCGAGATGAGCCTCCATCGCCGGGACTGGCTCGAAGGGGGCGTTCTCGTGAACACCCCGGAGGCGGCGTCGACCGGTTTCCCGCTGGGGACGGTGGAGCACTGCCGCAAGAACGGAATTCGTCTGCAGGCGTGGGGCGCCTTGGCGCAGGGACGCTTCACGGGCCGCCAGCAGACCCCGGCGGAGCAGGCGACGGCACGGCTCGTCGCGTCGCTCGCGCAGGCCAAGGGGACCTCACCTGAGACGGTCCTGCTGTGGTGGCTCCAGCGGCACCCCTCACGGATCGCCCCGGTGATCGGCAGTGCGAGGCCCGAACGTATCCGCGCGTGCGCCGACGCCGCGCGACGGGACCCTGAGCTCACCCACGAGGAGTGGTACGAGCTCTGGATCACCGCGCGCGGCGCCGCGCTGCCCTAG
- a CDS encoding CsbD family protein: MAEKKKTRAKMEQAKGKAKEAAGRAVGNERLTTEGRAEQAKGDARQAKEKTKDVFRH; the protein is encoded by the coding sequence GTGGCTGAGAAGAAGAAGACCCGCGCCAAGATGGAACAGGCCAAGGGCAAGGCCAAGGAAGCTGCGGGCCGTGCCGTGGGCAACGAAAGGCTCACGACCGAAGGGCGAGCGGAGCAGGCCAAGGGCGACGCCCGCCAGGCCAAGGAGAAGACGAAGGACGTCTTCCGCCACTGA
- a CDS encoding PRC-barrel domain containing protein yields the protein MWIYSPGIGHRQGRDLTGFTVETPDGVLGHVDRQSDAPGRQHLVVDTGAWVFGRSVLVPAGFVRRINAEQRTVTVVPTKEQIKNAPPFSRDSETTDAGYLDGVGRYYAGLDLSEPPAV from the coding sequence ATGTGGATCTACTCGCCCGGCATCGGCCACCGACAGGGGCGGGACCTGACCGGTTTCACCGTGGAGACGCCGGACGGGGTCCTCGGCCACGTCGACAGGCAGTCCGACGCCCCCGGCAGACAGCATCTGGTCGTCGACACCGGGGCATGGGTCTTCGGGCGGAGCGTTCTCGTCCCCGCGGGGTTCGTCCGGCGGATCAACGCCGAGCAGCGGACCGTCACCGTCGTCCCCACGAAGGAGCAGATCAAGAACGCCCCGCCGTTCAGCAGGGACAGCGAGACGACGGACGCCGGTTATCTCGACGGTGTGGGCCGCTACTACGCCGGACTCGACCTCTCGGAACCGCCCGCGGTGTGA
- a CDS encoding tellurite resistance TerB family protein: MAMWDRIKDQAKNLQQGQSTRSPGGHGTGSRSSGGSRAQLVNTLKTQLTSLKTELKSGAFRDASMAMCALVAAADGHVDPAERQHVESLILGNDVLQNFPADQLRQRFNKHADQLSANFLLGKAQVMQEVAKAAKKPTEARAVIQTGIVIAGADGYVEPSELEIIREACSVLGLSPTEFGI, from the coding sequence GTGGCAATGTGGGACCGGATCAAGGACCAGGCCAAGAATCTGCAGCAGGGCCAGAGCACCCGGAGCCCCGGGGGTCACGGCACGGGCTCACGGTCCTCGGGCGGCTCCCGCGCCCAGCTGGTGAACACGCTGAAGACACAGCTCACGTCGCTGAAGACGGAGTTGAAGAGCGGGGCCTTCAGAGATGCCAGCATGGCGATGTGCGCCCTGGTCGCCGCCGCCGACGGGCATGTGGACCCGGCGGAGCGGCAGCACGTCGAGTCGCTGATCCTGGGCAACGACGTCCTGCAGAACTTCCCGGCCGACCAGCTGCGCCAGCGGTTCAACAAGCACGCCGACCAGCTCTCCGCCAACTTCCTGCTGGGCAAGGCGCAGGTGATGCAGGAGGTGGCCAAGGCGGCCAAGAAGCCCACGGAGGCCAGGGCCGTGATCCAGACCGGCATCGTCATCGCCGGCGCGGACGGTTACGTCGAGCCGTCCGAGCTGGAGATCATCCGTGAGGCCTGCTCCGTACTGGGGCTCTCCCCCACGGAGTTCGGCATCTGA